A genomic segment from Diceros bicornis minor isolate mBicDic1 chromosome 5, mDicBic1.mat.cur, whole genome shotgun sequence encodes:
- the LOC131405855 gene encoding olfactory receptor 4Q3 yields the protein MKKDNDSKVTEFVLLGLSSSWELQLFLFLIFMLFYLAIVLGNLLIVVTVRADACLLQSPMYYFLGHLSFIDLCLSCVTVPKMLGDFLQQGKIISFSGCLAQIYFLHFLGASEMFLLPVMAYDRYVAICKPLHYLIVMNRQLCLQLAFACWCGGFIHSITQVALVIQLPLCGPNELDNFYCDVPQVIKLACMDTYVVEALMVSNSGLLSLICFLVLLFSYAVILITLRTRFYEGQSKALSTCASHLTVVSLIFVPCVFIYLRPFCSFSVDKVFSIFYTVITPMLNPLIYTLRNADMKTAMKKLRKKHVASFCHVKG from the coding sequence ATGAAAAAAGACAATGATTCTAAGGTGACAGAATTTGTTCTTCTGGGCCTGTCATCCTCCTGGGAGCTGCAGCTATTTCTCTTCTtaatatttatgttgttttactTGGCTATTGTCCTGGGAAACCTCTTGATAGTGGTAACAGTGCGAGCTGATGCCTGCCTGCTCCAATCTCCTATGTACTACTTTTTGGGCCATCTGTCTTTCATTGACCTGTGTCTGAGCTGTGTTACTGTGCCCAAGATGTTAGGGGATTTCCTACAGCAGGGAAAGATCATCTCTTTTTCAGGATGCCTGGCCCAGATCTACTTCCTGCACTTCCTGGGAGCCAGTGAGATGTTTCTGCTGCCAGTCATGGCCTATGATAGGTATGTTGCCATATGTAAACCTTTGCATTACCTGATAGTCATGAACCGCCAGCTATGCCTTCAATTGGCTTTTGCCTGCTGGTGTGGGGGTTTCATCCACTCTATCACACAGGTTGCGCTGGTCATCCAGCTGCCCTTGTGTGGCCCCAATGAACTGGACAACTTCTACTGTGATGTCCCACAGGTCATCAAACTAGCCTGCATGGACACATACGTGGTAGAGGCGCTGATGGTCTCGAACAGTGGTCTGCTATCTCTTATCTGCTTCTTGGTCTTGCTATTCTCTTATGCTGTCATCCTGATCACCCTGAGAACTCGCTTCTACGAGGGCCAGAGCAAGGCTCTCTCTACCTGTGCCTCCCACCTAACAGTGGTCAGCCTGATCTTTGTGCCGTGTGTATTCATCTACCTGAGGCCTTTCTGCAGCTTCTCTGTGGATAAGGTATTCTCCATCTTTTACACAGTGATCACACCTATGTTGAACCCCCTCATCTACACACTCAGAAATGCTGATATGAAGACAGCCATGAAGAAGCTGAGAAAAAAGCATGTGGCCTCTTTCTGCCATGTTAAAGGATGA